GGATAACGCTTCGCGCTTCCGGTATGACGGCAGTTTTGAGAGTGGATTGAAACCCTTCCGTTGGAAAAAGCAATCGATGAGATGAGGTCGCGCTCTCACGGGAGTGCGTTTCTGTTGGTCATGGCGCACGTGATGCGCCATCCAGTTTTCGCGGAGATTAAACATCGGCGTCATACTGAGCTTGTCTCAGTATCTGTTTGACATTATTGGAGATTCCGAAATGAATTCGGAATGACGAGGGCGTGGGGCTGTCAGACTTCCACATGCATTGCTCTCGGTGGATTGCTGTTGGATGGATACCGGATAACGCTTCGCGCTTCCGGTATGACGGCAGTTTTGAGAGTGGATTGAAACCCTTCCGTTGGAAAAAGCAATCGATGAGATGAGGTCGCGCTCTCACGGGAGTGCGTTTCTGTTGGTCATGGCGCACGTGATGCGCCATCCAGTTTTCGCGGAGATTAAACATCGGCGTCATACTGAGCTTGTCTCAGTATCTGTTTGACATTATTGGAGATTCCGAAATGAATTCGGAATGACGAGGGCGTGGGGCTGTCAGACTTCCAAATGCATTGCTCTCGGTGGATTGCTGTTGGATGGATACCGGACAACGCTTCGCGCTTCCAGTATGACGGCAGTTTTGAGAGTGGATTGAAACACAGTGCTACCGAAATACTCAAGAGTAGGGAATGTCGCGCTCTTACGGGAGCGCGTGGATTGAAACGTCATTTGAGATTGTGGAGTTGACAGCACCCGCCCGTCGCGCTCTCACGGGAGCGCTTTTTCTGAATGGCAGCAGTACCGCCGCTCTTACCTTATTTAAAAAATTGAAATAAAAATTTGAACATCAGCAGTAAAAACTTGTAACGTCTACCTTTCCAAAACTTTACCTTTTGTTTTATTATTCTCGAACATCCACCGAACACATGGTGTGCAAGCTGCTACATAACGGCTTGTTACCCGAAGAAATAAAACACAGGACACACAATGAGTTACTACGACGTTGAGGGCGTACTACTACGTATGCGCGAAGCCTGTAACGCACAAAACGAATCACAGCTTGCCCGTTTTTTGGGAATTCAGTCCAGTACCATTGTGGCGTGGCGCGGAGCCAAGAAGCCACCCTATTGGGCCTGTTATGAGCTTTATGAAAAAACAGGCTGTACCGTCGAATGGATGATCACAGGCGAAGCGCCGAAAACCTTTCCTCATGAAGATGAAAATAAAGTTTTCAATTTATCTATTGAAGAATTCACCGACAGCTTTATTCAAACTATTGCAAATGGCGTGCATATGGGCACATTGAGTATTGGTGATCAAGCCTCCAAAGAAGACCTGCAACGCCTTGCCACCTGGTATTACAACTCGGTGAATAACACGATTTTATTTCCAACCAAAGCCAAGCCCTCTAAAAAAGAAGAGGGTAAAAGCGAAGACATTAAGAAAGAAGATAGTTAAGAAATTAAAAGGCGAGCAGGGCGGAAAGTCCATCCATTGATCGCCTTCGTATGTTGCTTAGTGTCTGGCGGCACACAAAGATTGCGCCAACCAGTTTTCAAAAATGTGATGCTGTTTAAAAAACTGAACTGTATGCGCAATACTGCATAGCGTTAAACAGAACACCAGCAACAGTAACCATTGAAAGGTTTTATGTTTCACGCTATGCCACGCAGGTTATTGAGTAATAATCGACTGCAATTGCACAAGGAGCTTAAGCGCTAACTGCCTATGCTCCTTATTTTCAGGATGAGACACCGACACCAGCTCAACCGCCGTTTGTATTAATGCCATTATGGCTGTTTGTTCGACGTCGAGGTGGATATAAGTTTGCTCACCATCCATAACTTTCAGGCTGGCCTGCTCTTGAGATGCAAGGCTTGAAGAAGCTCAAACACCTCGAAACCGCACGCCTTAACCATGGAAAAGAACTGGTTAACATTAGGTGTTCCCACGTTCTTCTCCCAGTTTTCATACGTTTTACGGGTTTTAACACCCGCTGCCGATGCCATTTGTCGTGTTGTAAGCCCGGCCACGTTGCGCATAGCACGTAAATCGCTTCCTGAAATGAGTCTCATAATGTCAAACCTCAAGCTTTTGTTAGTTAACCTCAGCTGCGCATAAGAAAGCGTTTTGAGTTGGTTATTTTCAGCGACTTCTTCGTTAAGTTTACTTGCAATAGTCTCGCTATTGGCGCGTAAACCCGCCTCGAGTTCACTAAAAAGTAACCTTCCTCAAAATATTCCAGTGGCATATCGGGGCTCATATGACCAATAACAGTTTGAAATATATTGAGTTTCATATTGCTATTGTTCGCTTTCTTATGCGCAGCTGAGGTTAGTTATATTTCAAAAAATTAAAAAAACGGCATCCCTGCAAAACCAAGCTGGAAGTCCTTTTTATCCCCTGTGTTGTAGTGTTGCTGTCCTTTCGGGATAAAAAATTAATACTAAAGAAAATAAATATCAAGTTAAAATTCATTAAATATATTAAAAAATATGAAATTTAGTTCAAAAATATTTGTGTGATTGCAAAGAAACATTATACTGAGGCAACTAACCAGGCTGTGATTTCGGGTGAGGGAATGCAGGTAACAAACCAAAAAGACATTATCGAACGTATGATGAGCGTATGTGGCGCGTCGATAGACGCAGAGCTCGCCAGTTATCTTGGGGTTAGTTCCAGCCAGGTGATTGCATGGAAGAATGCCAAGAACCCGCCCTTTAAAGCCTGTTTTCAAATGTACTTAAAAACGGGAGTGACTATGGAATGGTTAATTACCGGGAACAACCCTGCTAATCCTGGCGGCAATGCGCAGGCTAACGCCGAAAATAATACAGAAAGCGACAAACAGGCATTTATCGCACGCTACTGCGAAACCTTCAATGCCGGGCAAGCTATGGAAATTGTGAAACTGGGCGAGGGTGCAAGTTTGTCGGAAGTGCGCAGGTTAGGCATTATGCTGTACAAAGCGATTCAACGAGAGCCTTCTTTTAAACCGGTATCCAACCTCGTACTTGCCCCCATATTTGATAACCCGTCTGAACAAAAGGCGGAAAGCTCGACTCTATAAAGAACGAGTGCAAGGGGCTATAAAAGAAAGAAGGAAAAAGTAAAAAGAAAAGGAAAAAAGCAAGCACAAGCAGGAAGCTAAACTAAGGGAACTTGAAATAAAAGAGTTCAAAAAATTGAACAGAAATCATGAATGAAAATCATAAACAAAAACAACGAACAAAAACAACGAGCAAAAACAATAAGCAAACGAACGGGGACGCAATGGGCAATAAAACGCGGTTTTCAGCCTATTTCACAGGCTTCAAGCGACTTTTTTCTGGCTTGATTTCCCGCACCTGCTTTAACCAACGCTGATGCATGTCCGACTCAATTACGTCATCACAATGAAAATGTATATTCTGGCGTTCTAACACCAAACGACGATAAGCCACATCTGGCGTTTTGTGGGCAACAAATCCACGCCGGGTCAAACGCCACGAATAAACTAACAAAGCCCCTGCAACAATAAAAAATACGCCCTTTAACACCAATAACCACATAATTGATCCCTACTTTTTAACCAGGGTTAAACCATTGCCGTCTTCAGCGGGAATATTGCGTAACAGAAAATGCCACTGCTTTAATTCACCCAGCGCCAACTGTAGCTCGGCATCGCTTAACTGGCGGAAGTTTTTAAGGCGGTTGTCGATATCTAACGCCCAATCCAATACACGTTCATACACCGAAGGCTGGCTTTCAATGCGCGTGTAGGGCTTTTTAACCACCGCCAACAGGCGATACCAGCTATAGGCCAGAATTGCGATTAGCAGTAACTTTAATATCAACATGAATGGTATTCCTTAATATGGCGTACATTACATACAGTGCGATAAAAACATTGGTAATGGGAATAGCGAATTGGTAGAACAAGCTGATGGGCTTCAGGTTAAAGGTTAATGCATTAGCGAGCATTATAAGTTGCAGCGTACCTTGCCCCCAAAGAGCTTGTTGTACATAGGTTACGGGGTTGGATTTAGTGATATTGGTCCATTCATGCACTTTAAGTAGCAAAATAATCATGGCGGCATAGCAAACCACCCAACACCCATACCAGCCTAATAGTCGAATATCATAAGGAACGGCTGGGTTTTTATTCGCCCATGCCCACAGCGGATCTCGAATAACGTACATGGAAAATTCCGCCAGCGCCAAAACCAGCGCTAACATGGTTAATGACGTGTTCTGGCGGAAAGCTTTTAGCCCAATAAAGAAGACTACTGTGTACAGAAAGGGTAAATAATCACCAAATAATAAACTTAATTCATCTAAGCCCATTAAGTTAACAGCCTAGTTGTGCTGTTATTTCCCCGCTAATGTGAAAAGCAATATCCTAAAATACACAATACTTCCATAGATTGGGGATCGGGTGTTGCACCGTCACCACCACCACTGGCTAAAATGCCATTTCTGCCTTGTTGA
Above is a window of Paraneptunicella aestuarii DNA encoding:
- a CDS encoding helix-turn-helix domain-containing protein produces the protein MQVTNQKDIIERMMSVCGASIDAELASYLGVSSSQVIAWKNAKNPPFKACFQMYLKTGVTMEWLITGNNPANPGGNAQANAENNTESDKQAFIARYCETFNAGQAMEIVKLGEGASLSEVRRLGIMLYKAIQREPSFKPVSNLVLAPIFDNPSEQKAESSTL
- a CDS encoding helix-turn-helix transcriptional regulator, whose translation is MRLISGSDLRAMRNVAGLTTRQMASAAGVKTRKTYENWEKNVGTPNVNQFFSMVKACGFEVFELLQALHLKSRPA
- a CDS encoding helix-turn-helix domain-containing protein; this encodes MSYYDVEGVLLRMREACNAQNESQLARFLGIQSSTIVAWRGAKKPPYWACYELYEKTGCTVEWMITGEAPKTFPHEDENKVFNLSIEEFTDSFIQTIANGVHMGTLSIGDQASKEDLQRLATWYYNSVNNTILFPTKAKPSKKEEGKSEDIKKEDS